GAATACTCTCCCTCGAAAAGCTCCTTTGCCACTTTATAGATACAACCAGCGAGTGTGCAATAAGTTTCAATCTTAATCCAATCTTCATCAGATGGTTTGTCATAGTCATCGTAAACCTCGTCCTTAGAGAATGCATCCTCAGCTTTCAGATCAACACCTTGCTGCAGATGAAACAAAGTGACGTTCCAGTTGGTCGATGAACAACTTCCCCATCCAACCAACATACGCACAACCTCTAGCAGATACCCGCTTAAGCCACTATAAACATCATCAACCATTAACCGGAAAAGATCAGCACAACAATAGAGCAGAGAGACCCGCGGGATGATCTGATTTTTCCCTCTCTCTTCTATCCATTTCCTGAAAGGATCTAAAGTCACTTCATCATAATCCACATCGTTAGGCAGCAGAAGAGCAGAGACCTTGCTCTCAATCTCGAAATCCTGAACAGCATTCCTAAAAGGGTAGATAAAAATATCTTCCATAGGTACTTTCTTATCAGTAGTGTACGCCAAAAtccatttcttcatcttccagtTGTCATCAACGAAATGAGCAGTCAAACAGACGAAATCCTCATGCAAAATGGGGCCTTTAATGGAATAACCTCTGGTGTATTCATTCCCAAGAACCATCCATTCATAAGAGAGTGTTACCTGCCCATCAAACTCCTTGAGAAACTTCTTAGCCTTCTCTTTACATTCTTTGTATATCTCGAGAGCTTCCTTCTCGACTTTAGAAGCACTAGGAGGAAAACGAGGATTGAGGTAACTCATAAACTTTGCGAAGGAAGGGATCTTAATTTTATTAGGATTAATCCCAGAGCGAATGAACCACTTGGCTATAGCTTTATGACAAGCTTTCTCCTGCTCCTCGAGTGAAGGCTCCTCATCAGCCATAGAATCGACTAAATCGTTCTTCCTCGTATCTAAAAAAAATGCACAATATTAGAATCTCATTTCACACAAACACATGACCATagattaaaaagaacaaaattgatAAGCCCTCATAAGAATCGTGTATATAGAGACATAAACATACACATCTGGGTGAATCACAACACTGTAAAGCTAAATCACTATAGTGAGATTGGAACAgaacaaaccctaaaattttggggacaaatccaaaaaaaaacaacaacgaGAGAGAAAACAATACAGAAGCTTTCCGGAGACACTGAAatgagaaggaggaggagaaatcAGAAACAAGAGCCGGAGGCGAAATCACCTTTGACCATAGTAACGCTGTTTTGGGGGAGATGAACCGTACGGAGAGagtgatttagggttttttggttttaattaggAACAAGTGACGATTTCGACTCTCACTTCTGATTCTATCTAGGTTCATTTGCGCGGGAATGCTACTGACATACGTGGCACTCTGTCATAAGATCTTCTCAGGACGCGGTGAATCGGACGGTTTAAAATGAATAGAGTGGACGGATGAGATTATTTCGAGTATCATAAGTCTCGATTTTGTGAAAAAGTGGTTTCAATTTCTTTCTAAGTCATTAGTGTATGGAAAAGTGAATATTTACATTTGGTTTAATACGAGATAAtgtaaaattttctataaacaGCTACAAAATCCCAATTATGGTTTTGGATTTGGTGACGACAAAGCATGTACACTATGTTGAATTTGCAAACAATTACTATGGAGTATGAACATCGTCTTTGTCTATAACATATGTGGTCTTTAatgtgagaaaacaaaaaaagtagttAAATCAAAGAAACTTCAAATGTAACGTTACAACTAATATGAAGTGGGACTTGagaattttgattaatcaaaacaAGGTTCTCAGTTACTGTTGAAATAGAAAACGGACTTAATGAATGAAAAAGAAGTACTAGACATAAGAGTTTCACACAAAGgccaaaacaatttattttgcCGTGTTCAAAGTTGTGACCAGCTTTTGCAGCACATGATGGCGTTCACTAGTTTGGGTTTCATGGAGACAACAAATTCTGGACACTCTCTTCTGTCAGCAACATAAGCCTCATACCAAGTGGCACGTGAGATTGGTATGGAGAGAATGTCACGAGCTACTCGGGAGAGGAGTGGATACTTTTGGCTCTCTTGTTTCCACCATGCCAGTGCTTGGAAGTCTTTGTTCCACTCCATAACTGGCTCTTTGAGATAGGAATCGAGTTCTGATTCACCAAACTCTCTTGAAGATCCTTTAAACTTGAGAAACTCttgaaagaaagcaaaatccTTGTATGCGccagtcttcttctcttccttttccttgtgttctttttcttcacctTCCTCTTCCCCACATTCTTCATCACCATCCTCTTCCCAagattcttcatcatcctcttcttcttcttcttcctcttccccaCATTCTTCACCACTTTCCACTTGCCAGTCTTCTTCatcactatcttcttcttcactttcttcttcttcatctgagcTATAGAATACTGAGTCAGCTTTACCATCTAGACTTTTTGTTTCTGTAGGAACACCACTAGCTGAACTATAGCGAGCATATAGATTACGTAAGTTGTCCAAAACAGTTTCAGCTTTTGAACCTTCCTCATCCACTTCATTTTTTGAGCAGTAAAACTCAAGATACTTCATCTTGAAACGAGGGTCTAAAACAGAAGCAGTTGCCAAAACCAGGAACATATCATTCCAGTACTTATCAAACCTCTCCAATATATCCTTTGCTTTGCTGAGGAAGTAATCATTATCACCGTTCTTAAGCTCTTCCTTTAGCATATACTTCAACTCCGCAAGAAGGTAGAAGTAAACATTAGATGTTGAATACCATCCCTCAAAAAGTTCTTTTGCCACTTTATAAATGCAACCAGCAAGTTTGCAAAAAGTCCTAATCATTATCCATTCCTCATCAGATGGTAAGTCATATCCCTCGTAATACTCATCCTCAGTAAACACTTTCTTATCTTCCATATCTAAAGCTCCTTGCAGATTACCTAAAGAGACATTCCAGTTGGTTGATGTCAACTTCCCCCAACCAACCAACACCCTAATCTCCTCAAGCAACAAGTCCATACCGTCAAACACATCACCAGCCATCAACCTGAAAAGATCAGCGCAACAATAGATGCGAAAGAAGTAAGGATCAATCTGATTCTTCCCTCTTTTCTCTACCCATTTCCTAAAACCATAAAACTTCTTATGACCAAGATCACTATAGTTAGACACTAGAAGAGAAGAGACCTTGTTCTCAATCTCATAATCCACAAGAACGTTCTTGATTCTGTATAGAGAAACTTTCTCGCCGCGTTTAAACTCGATAGGATAGTACCCTAAGATCAATTTCCCCACCTTGAATGTATGATCAAAATGGACACTCATACAAACGAAATCCTTATGCGGACCATGTCTACCTATGTAATAATTGGAATGATTGTACCATTCATCATCATGAGTGACCAGATCATAAGAGATGGTTAGTTTCCCATCAAAACCTTGGAGATATTTCTTGACTTTGTCTTTACGTTCTTTGTGTATATTCAGAACTTGTTTCTCGAGTTGAGATGATGAAACACCGAAGAAAGGGTTTATAAAGGAGCGAGGGCTTAAACGAGGGTTACGAATGAATAACTTGGCCAAATCTCTCAGACGCTTTTGCTCTTTCTCTGCCTCCTCCTTTGTCGGAATTTGCTCTTTCTccgttttttgtttcttcctcaCATCTGAAAATGCAGATTCAGAAACTGAAACCAAGAAGAAACACACTAGAAATTAAGTGTTCAAGCGTAGTACCTGAACGGGATGCGAAATCGCCGTGTTCCATCGAAGCGTTTGCGGGAGAGAGAAATGTTAGGGTTTTTGGATTTGGGGATGATTTGCCTCTTTTTGCTACTACTTTGTTAGATGATTTAGGCGGGATCAGTAGTGGAGCTGATTCATTCATGTGCTACGTGGCGTTTCATTATTGGCTTCTTTTTATGTCGATTGTGTTTTTCTTATGCAGTTACAAACATTGTATTCGAGTAAGATCACTACACCATTCACCAGCATCAgatatcaaaactcaaaagtacTTAAAAGGAGAATTCAGCTACTACTATGTTTATATCAAAACTCTGCAAGACTTCAATAAAGCAATTTCGAACATATATAGGAGCTTTTACAAGTTGCTATCTCATAAAAAAACATCACCAACCTTCTTAGCTTTTGTTTTCGGTATTCATATGCACACACATATTGTATttctgtaaaga
The Camelina sativa cultivar DH55 chromosome 15, Cs, whole genome shotgun sequence DNA segment above includes these coding regions:
- the LOC104746071 gene encoding zinc finger BED domain-containing protein RICESLEEPER 1-like isoform X1, giving the protein MVKGDFASGSCLDTRKNDLVDSMADEEPSLEEQEKACHKAIAKWFIRSGINPNKIKIPSFAKFMSYLNPRFPPSASKVEKEALEIYKECKEKAKKFLKEFDGQVTLSYEWMVLGNEYTRGYSIKGPILHEDFVCLTAHFVDDNWKMKKWILAYTTDKKVPMEDIFIYPFRNAVQDFEIESKVSALLLPNDVDYDEVTLDPFRKWIEERGKNQIIPRVSLLYCCADLFRLMVDDVYSGLSGYLLEVVRMLVGWGSCSSTNWNVTLFHLQQGVDLKAEDAFSKDEVYDDYDKPSDEDWIKIETYCTLAGCIYKVAKELFEGEYSTANVFFHLIAELKFMLNQELAKADSDYFIGKAKKIMERFDKYWNDMFLILATASVLDPRFKTKYLEFYCSKKEVNVEGSKAETVLDYLSNLYARYAASNISRKPICSVATIDSCDSEKEEEEDYDDEWEEEEDDDDEREGKDDKQKEKEEKKPDAYKDFVLFQEYLKFEGSPRELHESELDSYLKEPVMEWNKDFKALDWWREESQKYPILSRVARDILSIPISCATSWDAYVVFKREPPEFVLSMEPELANAMMCSKKWLRL
- the LOC104746071 gene encoding zinc finger BED domain-containing protein RICESLEEPER 1-like isoform X2, which codes for MVKDTRKNDLVDSMADEEPSLEEQEKACHKAIAKWFIRSGINPNKIKIPSFAKFMSYLNPRFPPSASKVEKEALEIYKECKEKAKKFLKEFDGQVTLSYEWMVLGNEYTRGYSIKGPILHEDFVCLTAHFVDDNWKMKKWILAYTTDKKVPMEDIFIYPFRNAVQDFEIESKVSALLLPNDVDYDEVTLDPFRKWIEERGKNQIIPRVSLLYCCADLFRLMVDDVYSGLSGYLLEVVRMLVGWGSCSSTNWNVTLFHLQQGVDLKAEDAFSKDEVYDDYDKPSDEDWIKIETYCTLAGCIYKVAKELFEGEYSTANVFFHLIAELKFMLNQELAKADSDYFIGKAKKIMERFDKYWNDMFLILATASVLDPRFKTKYLEFYCSKKEVNVEGSKAETVLDYLSNLYARYAASNISRKPICSVATIDSCDSEKEEEEDYDDEWEEEEDDDDEREGKDDKQKEKEEKKPDAYKDFVLFQEYLKFEGSPRELHESELDSYLKEPVMEWNKDFKALDWWREESQKYPILSRVARDILSIPISCATSWDAYVVFKREPPEFVLSMEPELANAMMCSKKWLRL